In one Pseudomonas sp. SCA2728.1_7 genomic region, the following are encoded:
- a CDS encoding 2-oxoglutarate and iron-dependent oxygenase domain-containing protein has translation MDQLPIIDISPLYSADENAWPAVAGQIDLACREWGFFYIKGHPISAQRIDAVLNQTQRFFALPAAEKLKIDITQTRHHRGYGAIATEQLDPSKPSDLKETFDMGLHLPANHPDVLAEKPLRGPNRHPAQTGWAELMEQHYLDMQALAQTLLRAMTLALNIERDFFDSRFNDPVSVLRMIHYPPRHTASSAEQQGAGAHTDYGCITLLYQDSAGGLQVKNVKGEWIDAPPIDGTFVVNLGDMMARWSNDRYRSTPHRVISPLGVDRYSMPFFAEPHPDTRIECLPGCQDAQHPAKYPTTTCAEFLLSRFADTYAYRREQEAV, from the coding sequence ATGGATCAGCTTCCGATCATCGACATCAGCCCGCTCTATTCCGCCGACGAAAACGCCTGGCCCGCCGTGGCCGGGCAAATCGACCTGGCCTGCCGCGAGTGGGGTTTCTTCTACATCAAGGGTCACCCGATTTCGGCGCAGCGCATCGACGCCGTGCTCAATCAGACTCAGCGTTTTTTTGCCCTGCCCGCAGCGGAAAAACTCAAGATCGACATCACCCAGACGCGCCACCATCGCGGCTACGGCGCCATCGCCACCGAGCAACTCGACCCGAGCAAGCCCAGCGACCTCAAAGAAACCTTCGACATGGGCCTGCACCTGCCGGCCAACCATCCCGACGTGCTCGCCGAAAAACCGTTGCGCGGGCCGAACCGGCATCCAGCGCAAACCGGATGGGCTGAGTTGATGGAGCAGCACTACCTCGACATGCAGGCCCTCGCGCAAACCTTGTTGCGGGCGATGACCCTCGCACTGAATATCGAACGCGACTTCTTCGACAGCCGTTTCAACGACCCCGTCAGCGTGCTGCGCATGATCCATTACCCACCGCGCCACACCGCCAGCTCCGCCGAGCAGCAAGGCGCCGGCGCGCATACCGATTACGGCTGCATCACCCTGCTCTATCAGGACAGCGCCGGCGGCCTGCAAGTGAAAAACGTCAAAGGCGAATGGATTGATGCGCCACCGATCGACGGCACCTTCGTGGTCAACCTCGGCGACATGATGGCGCGCTGGAGCAACGACCGTTATCGCTCGACCCCGCACCGGGTGATCAGCCCGCTCGGCGTGGACCGCTACTCGATGCCGTTCTTTGCCGAGCCACACCCGGACACGCGCATCGAATGCCTGCCCGGATGTCAGGACGCACAGCATCCAGCGAAATATCCGACCACCACTTGCGCCGAATTCCTGCTGTCGCGCTTCGCCGATACCTACGCTTATCGCCGTGAGCAGGAAGCCGTTTGA